In Harmonia axyridis chromosome 6, icHarAxyr1.1, whole genome shotgun sequence, a single window of DNA contains:
- the LOC123683255 gene encoding histone H2A has protein sequence MSGRGKGGKVKGKAKSRSNRAGLQFPVGRIHRLLRKGNYAERVGAGAPVYLAAVMEYLAAEVLELAGNAARDNKKTRIIPRHLQLAIRNDEELNKLLSGVTIAQGGVLPNIQAVLLPKKTEKKS, from the coding sequence atgtctGGTCGCGGTAAAGGTGGAAAAGTTAAGGGTAAGGCAAAGTCTCGTTCCAACCGAGCTGGATTACAATTTCCAGTTGGTCGTATTCATCGTTTATTACGCAAAGGAAATTATGCTGAACGAGTTGGAGCTGGAGCACCCGTCTATCTAGCCGCTGTTATGGAATATCTAGCCGCCGAAGTTTTGGAATTGGCCGGTAACGCAGCACGTGACAACAAGAAAACCAGAATTATTCCCAGACATCTTCAGCTGGCAATCAGAAACGACGAAGAGTTGAACAAATTGCTATCGGGAGTAACTATCGCTCAAGGTGGTGTTTTACCGAATATCCAAGCCGTCCTCTTGCCAAAGAAGACAGAAAAGAAATCATAA